GGCCAGCAGGAGCTGCACGGCCCGGCCTTTAAGCTTTTGATACGCCTCCCGATGGATATAGCCGGCCGCCGTCTCGTACAGAACGCCCTCTTCCGAAAGGCGGGCTGCAGCTGCGTCCAGTACGGCGGCATCTGCTCCCAAGGCGGCCTGCACGTCGGCCTGACGGGCAAAGGATTTCGCCTTGTGGAGCAGGTAATCGCAGAGCCCTTCGTCGAGGCTGCCGCTGTCCTTCGCTTTTAAGCTGTCCAGCACGGCTTCCTTAAAGCGGCGGTGCTTGCGGGGATTAGCGTCCAGTACTTCGCCGCCGCCTAGGGTGCGCATGGGGGAAAAGGTCCGCAGGATAAATCGATCCCTTGCCTTGACGACGATTTCATCCCCTTCCAGCCGCAGCTGCACAAAGCCTTCCTGTCCGGGCAGAATCGACTCCACGCCCAGGGGAACAGCCCGAACCATGACTTCCTGCGTCCCGACGAGGAGACGCAGGCGATCCCACATCTGAATCAGACAATCTGCTCGCTTTAAGCAGGAAACCTTGGCGTCGATCATTCTCGTCGGCGTCAAATCGGCGGAAGCACACAGCACATTGCCGCGACGTACCTCATCCGTCCCGATGTTGGCCAGATTGAAGGCCGTCCGCTGGCCCGCCTCGGCCCGTCCGACGTTTTGCTCATGAATCTGTATATTCCGAACCCGCACGGCCCGCTTCTTCGGATACAAAAACAGCTCGTCGCCGACGGCCACAGCTCCGTCCAGCAGCGTCCCCGTCACGACGGTACCGAAGCCCTTTACGGAAAAGGCCCGGTCGATATTCAGGCGGGCCGCGCCGCCGGAGTACCGTTCCGACAGATCTTCCGTCATGGCCTGTATCTTGACGACGAGGTTCGAAAGGCCCCGTCCCGTAAGGGCGTCCGTTTCGACGATGTCAGCATTGGCAGCTGCTGTATCGGCCAGCTTGGCACGGATATCCTCCTTGACCAGTTCCAGCATGTCCTCGTCGACCGTATCGGCCTTCGTAACGACGACGAGATACTTCTCAATTCCCAGAAGTGTCAAAATATCCATATGCTCGACCGTCTGGGGCATGACGCCTTCATTGGCATCTACGACCAGCAGCACCATGCCCAAGCCGGGCAGGCCGGCGACCATATTTCGGATAAATCGCTCGTGTCCTGGAACGTCGACGATGCCGGCGCGCGTGCCGTCGGGCAAATCCAAATAGGCGAAGCCCAGGTTAATCGTCAGGCCCCGCCGCTTTTCTTCCTTCGTCGTATCCGTATCGATACCGGTCAGGGCCTTTACCAGGGTCGTCTTGCCATGGTCTACGTGGCCGGCCGTCCCGATGACGACATGTCTTGCCATTTACGCACCGCCTCCCTGTTTTTCATAAGACACCTTCAATCCGTCCCGCACGGCATGATACAAGCTCTCGCAGGAAAAGCCGCATTGCGCCAGCATCGCCGTCAGCGACCCTTCCTCCTCCAGGTCGTAGCGCAGGGAAAATCCGCAGCTGGCGTAAATTTTTCCCGGCGTCGGCACGATGCGGGCCTTTATCTGACGCCGCTTAGCTTCCGCCTCGGCCTGCATCGCGTCCTTCGTATTGTAAAACAAAGCGATGCCATACGTTTCCATAGGCCCTCCTACGGCTTGACAATACGGTCGGCCGTCCGCATCAATTCGACGATGCGGTACATATTCGTGATTTCGCCGACAGCGACTTTATCCGTCAGCCCGTAGAAATTGAGGCAGGCGCCGCAGGCGTAAATCGGCACGCCCATCTGCGCCAGCTTCTGCAAATCTTCCAGCGATTCCGAGCCTTCCGTTACCAGGGGCACGCCGCCGTTGTAAAAGACGACGCACTGAGGCAGGACGTCCTGCTCCGTCAGGGTATACAGGAAGGTCTTGAGCAGGCTTTTGCCGAAAGCCTCGTCGCCGACGCCCATGTACGGCGAATTGACGACGACGATATACGAATCGACGGCCTTCGCCATTTCGGCTGCTGGAGACGAGACCGCCGCCTGCCCGTTCTTGGCGATGACGACGACGTAGCGATCCGGCGATTCTTCCGTCAGCGTATACGTGCAGCCCAGCTGATCGGCCAGGCGCTTTAAGTTTTCCGTCGCGATTTTATTATCGACAATCGTCTCCACTACGTCGTGTTCCTTCAGTGCTTTATGGGTTTGAATTACGGGAAGGGGGCAGGCCTTGCCCGTCATATCGATTTTAAACATGTTTCCATTCCTCCTTATACGATACGTTCTATTTCATCATTCTCCGCCGGCCTCACGTCTCCATGGCGGCAATATCCCGCAGGGCCCGCAGGGCCGCCGCGACGTCGTCCTCCGTCGTAAACCGGGAAAAGGAAAAGCGCACGGCGCCGCGCCGCTCCGTATGGAGCTCTTCGTGCATAAGCGGGGCGCAGTGAAATCCAGACCGCGTCGCCATGCCGTATTGATCCCATAAGATATCGCTGACCAAGGCCGAATCGGCGTCGCCGACATTCAGGGCGTATACGCCGACGCGAGGGCTGGAAAAGTCGCCGTACAGCGTGATGTTCGGCAGCTCCCGAACCCCTTCCGTAAAGATGCGCCCCAACGCCTCCTGATGGCGGACTGCCGCCTCCAGGCCTTCGTCAAGCAGCACCTGCACGCCTGCAGCCAGTCCGGCGATACCGGCAACGTTGGCCGTGCCCGCCTCGAATACACCCGGAATATCCCGCGGCTGTTCGTGGTCAAAGGAATGGACGCCGTCGCCGCCCGTAATATACGGCCGCACCTCCGTATCCTTTCGGATGCAGACGCCGCCCGTTCCTCCCGGCCCATAGAGTGATTTATGGCCCGTAAAGCACAGGGCCGTGACGACGCCGTCAGACAAGTCGATAGGATAGGCCCCTGCCGATTGGGACGCATCGACGACGAGCATCAGGGAATGCTTGCGGCAGAAAGCCTTGACGCGCTCCAAATCCACGACGTTGCCCGTCACGTTCGATGCATGGTTGCACACGACGGCCTTCGTCGACGGCCGCAGCTTCTGTTCCAGTTCGCCGTACTGCAGCGCGCCCGTACCGGCTTCCGAGCCTATAAAATCGACGGCCGTTCCCTGCTGCTCCAGCTGATACAGGGGCCGCAGGACGGCGTTGTGTTCCCATGTCGTCGTCAGGACGTGATCACCCGCTCCGAGCAGCCCTTTCAGCACCATGTTGAGAGCCGCCGTGGAATTATGCGTAAAGGCCACGTCGTACGCCTCGCCGGCATGAAACAGCGTCTTAATCAATTCCTTCGCCTGCAGCACTAACCCGTAGGCTCGCAGCGAATAGGCGTGGGCGCCCCGGGAAGGATTGCCCAGCAGGCCGCCGCTGAGGGCGTCGTACACGGCCTGGGCCACGGCCTGCGGCTTCTGCGCCGTCGTCGCGGCGTTGTCAAAGTAATACATGTCCATCGCTCCTTTCCGCAGAACTCCTAACCGATTTCATTTGTTAAAAAAAGGCAGCTCGCAACGGAGCTGCCTTTTATCTTGCCTGTAGGCGAATTAGAGGCCAAAGCGGGCAAAAATCGTATCGACATGGCTGAGCATCTTATGAACGTCGAAGCAGGCTTCGATGTCTTCGTTGCTCATGAATTTAGCAATATCTTCGTCTTTTTTGAGGTTTTCCAGGAAATCTTCCCCTTCGAGCCAGCGCTTCATGGCGTTGCGCTGTACCCAGCGGTAAGCCTGTTCGCGGACTGCGCCCTTTTCAACGAGGGTGTTGAGAAGAATCGGGCTGTAGATGAGGCCGCCCGTCAGGTTCAGGTCCTGCATCATCTTTTCCGGATATACGATGAGGCGGTCGACGACGCGCGTAAAGGTCTGGAGCATGTAGTCGAGGGCAATGGTGCTGTCCGGCAGAATAACCCGTTCGACCGACGAATGGGAAATATCCCGTTCATGCCAGAGCGCTACGTCTTCCAGCGCCGCCTGGGCGTTGCCGCGAATGACGCGGGCCAGGCCGCACATGCGTTCACACGTAATAGGATTGCGTTTATGCGGCATGATGGACGAGCCCTTCTGTTTGGGGCTGAAATATTCTTCCGCTTCGCGGACTTCCGTGCGCTGGAGGTGGCGGATTTCCGTAGCGAATTTATCGATGGAGCTGGCAATGACGGCCAGTGTCGTCACGAATTCTGCATGGCGGTCGCGCTGCAGCGTCTGGGACGAAATCGGCGACGCAGCGATACCCAAATGTTCGCAGACGTATTTTTCTACGAAGGGGTCGACGTCGGCGTAGGTGCCGACAGCGCCGGAAATCTTGCCGACGGCGATCGTTTCCTTCGCCCGTTTCATGCGTTCGATGTTGCGTTCCGTTTCAGCCAGCCAGTTGCAGAGCTTGAGGCCGAAGGTCGTCGCTTCGGCATGGATGCCGTGGGTACGGCCGATGCAGGGCGTATATTTGAATTCAACGGCGCGGCGGCGCAGAACGTCGCGGAAATCTTCCAGATCCTTGATGAGGATATCCGAAGCCTGCTTGAGCATATAGCCCATGGCCGTATCCTTTACGTCTGTCGACGTCAGGCCCAGGTGAACATATTTGCCGGCTTCGCCGATGTTTTCCGAAAGGGTGGAAACAAAGGCGGCAATATCATGATGTGTTTCCGCTTCGATTTCATGGATGCGTTCGACAGAAAACTTCGCTTTTT
This region of Megasphaera stantonii genomic DNA includes:
- the purB gene encoding adenylosuccinate lyase; translated protein: MIERYTKPEMGQIWTEFNEWDTLKQVEILASEAQAELGNVPKEAAKEIREKAKFSVERIHEIEAETHHDIAAFVSTLSENIGEAGKYVHLGLTSTDVKDTAMGYMLKQASDILIKDLEDFRDVLRRRAVEFKYTPCIGRTHGIHAEATTFGLKLCNWLAETERNIERMKRAKETIAVGKISGAVGTYADVDPFVEKYVCEHLGIAASPISSQTLQRDRHAEFVTTLAVIASSIDKFATEIRHLQRTEVREAEEYFSPKQKGSSIMPHKRNPITCERMCGLARVIRGNAQAALEDVALWHERDISHSSVERVILPDSTIALDYMLQTFTRVVDRLIVYPEKMMQDLNLTGGLIYSPILLNTLVEKGAVREQAYRWVQRNAMKRWLEGEDFLENLKKDEDIAKFMSNEDIEACFDVHKMLSHVDTIFARFGL
- the yedF gene encoding sulfurtransferase-like selenium metabolism protein YedF — encoded protein: MFKIDMTGKACPLPVIQTHKALKEHDVVETIVDNKIATENLKRLADQLGCTYTLTEESPDRYVVVIAKNGQAAVSSPAAEMAKAVDSYIVVVNSPYMGVGDEAFGKSLLKTFLYTLTEQDVLPQCVVFYNGGVPLVTEGSESLEDLQKLAQMGVPIYACGACLNFYGLTDKVAVGEITNMYRIVELMRTADRIVKP
- the selB gene encoding selenocysteine-specific translation elongation factor, translated to MARHVVIGTAGHVDHGKTTLVKALTGIDTDTTKEEKRRGLTINLGFAYLDLPDGTRAGIVDVPGHERFIRNMVAGLPGLGMVLLVVDANEGVMPQTVEHMDILTLLGIEKYLVVVTKADTVDEDMLELVKEDIRAKLADTAAANADIVETDALTGRGLSNLVVKIQAMTEDLSERYSGGAARLNIDRAFSVKGFGTVVTGTLLDGAVAVGDELFLYPKKRAVRVRNIQIHEQNVGRAEAGQRTAFNLANIGTDEVRRGNVLCASADLTPTRMIDAKVSCLKRADCLIQMWDRLRLLVGTQEVMVRAVPLGVESILPGQEGFVQLRLEGDEIVVKARDRFILRTFSPMRTLGGGEVLDANPRKHRRFKEAVLDSLKAKDSGSLDEGLCDYLLHKAKSFARQADVQAALGADAAVLDAAAARLSEEGVLYETAAGYIHREAYQKLKGRAVQLLLAYHKEYPLRPGMPLGEFRSRLGGSLSEKEAGEILRLMEGDGSCRIEDAVAAASRFRVVFTPEQKKARDAMTAALIQSGYTPVKISDLIAPWPDGRAVLEAMRGKTAVILSPEYAVARQAYDDAVRRLCRYVREKGPIELAAFRDLLGIGRKGALQLLDYMDEQHVTRRAEGGRVLDDGADCIESR
- a CDS encoding aminotransferase class V-fold PLP-dependent enzyme, producing the protein MYYFDNAATTAQKPQAVAQAVYDALSGGLLGNPSRGAHAYSLRAYGLVLQAKELIKTLFHAGEAYDVAFTHNSTAALNMVLKGLLGAGDHVLTTTWEHNAVLRPLYQLEQQGTAVDFIGSEAGTGALQYGELEQKLRPSTKAVVCNHASNVTGNVVDLERVKAFCRKHSLMLVVDASQSAGAYPIDLSDGVVTALCFTGHKSLYGPGGTGGVCIRKDTEVRPYITGGDGVHSFDHEQPRDIPGVFEAGTANVAGIAGLAAGVQVLLDEGLEAAVRHQEALGRIFTEGVRELPNITLYGDFSSPRVGVYALNVGDADSALVSDILWDQYGMATRSGFHCAPLMHEELHTERRGAVRFSFSRFTTEDDVAAALRALRDIAAMET
- a CDS encoding DUF3343 domain-containing protein; amino-acid sequence: METYGIALFYNTKDAMQAEAEAKRRQIKARIVPTPGKIYASCGFSLRYDLEEEGSLTAMLAQCGFSCESLYHAVRDGLKVSYEKQGGGA